CAAACGCATCGAATTCACGATTGTAGACAATGAGTCTGAAGCGTTCTTGTTAGAAAACAACCTGATCAAACAGCATCAGCCTAAGTACAATATACTGCTCAAAGACGGCAAGACCTACCCGTATTTGTGCTTGACCAACGAGCGGTTCCCTCGCCTTCTACCTACTCGCAATAAGATTGACAATGGATCTAAATACTACGGTCCTTATGCCAACCTCACGGCAATGAACATTGTGCTCGAACTGATTCGGGCTCTGTATCCGCTCCGCACCTGCACTTACAACTTATCGCCCGAAAATATAGAAGCTGGCAAGTTCAAGGTCTGCTTAGAATACCACCTAGGCAACTGTAAAGGTCCTTGCGAAGGCCTGCAAGATGAAGAAACCTATGCACAGTATATCCAGCAGATCCGGAATATCTTGAGCGGTAACCTATCCGTTCCGAAAGCTTATTTCCGGGAGCGAATGATGCAGGCAGCACAAGAGCAACAATTTGAGCTAGCGCATACCTTGAAGCAGAAGTTGGACCGCTTAGATGATTTCCAAGCCAAATCGACTGTAGTAAATGCGGCGCTTTCCAATATCGATGTGTTCAGCATAGCTTCTAACGAAAAAAGCGCCTTCATCAACTACTTGAAGGTGATGAACGGAGCAATTATCCAGACACAGTCGCTAGAGGTACAGAAGAAGCTTGACGAACTGGATGCGGATATTCTAGCTCCATTAGTCATGCAAATGCGGGAAGAGTTCGAAAGTGAATCGAAGGAAGTTTTGACGAACGTTCCCCTTTCTCCTTTGCCGTTGCCAGGGGTTACGCTCACAGTACCGCAGATAGGCGATAAGCGTAAGTTGTTGGAGCTCTCTATTAAGAACGTGCTTTATCTGCGCAAAGAAAAGGAGAGCATGAATGACCGCTCAAAAGATGTAAACGAGGTCCGCATTATGGAAGGCATAAAGCGCGACTTACGGCTGACTGAGTTGCCTAAGCACATTGAATGCTTCGACAACTCGAATTTCCAGGGTGATAATCCAGTTGCAGCTATGGTATGCTTTCGCAATGCAAAACCTAGCAAGAAAGATTACCGGCATTTTCACATAAAGACAGTTGTGGGGCCAAATGACTTCGATTCAATGTATGAGATTGTTACTCGCCGTTATCGCCGCTTAATCGATGAAGGTGCTTCGTTACCCCAGCTAGTTATTGTGGACGGTGGTAAAGGACAGTTAGGTATGGCCGTAAAAGCATTGCGTGATCTTGACTTATGGGGTAAGATTCCAGTGGTCGGTATCGCTAAGCGTTTGGAAGAGATTTACGTTCCTAATGACCCCCTCCCACTTTATATCGATAAAAAGTCGGAGACCCTGCGTCTCATCCAACGCATGCGAGACGAGGCACACCGCTTTGGTATCACTTTCCACCGTAGCCGCCGCGACGCTTCAACACTTAAAACTGAACTTACTGACGTCAAAGGCCTAGGACCAACAACTGCTGAAAAGCTATTAAGTAAATTCAAGTCCGTAAAGAAGATCCGAGAGCTATCTGAATCAGATCTAATTGCGGAGATTGGCAAAGCGAAAACTCGCATCTTGCTTAACCACTTTGAACAGCAAGAGCAGCCTACTTCTTCAGATGTAGGAAATAACGCTTCCTGATGAATAAAGCCCATAAAAAGAAAAAGCCCTAGCTTATATAGCTAGGGCTTTTTCTTTTTATGGGCTTTCTAAGTACAGTACTCTGACTTAGAAACTCCAGAGATTATACTCGTACTCGATCAAATCGGAAGCAGCTTGCTGCGAGGCTAATACACCTTGTTGCTGACCACCGTAAATCTCGTCTAGACGGGCATCGTTTGGGTTTGAAACCTTAACGATATACGAGTTAAACAACCAAAGTTCAAATGCATCTGCCAAGTTCTTATGCTGCGCATCATTTTGGGAGTTAAACCAAATGGCTTTGTCCGGATTGTTGCGGAACACTCGTACTAGATCCGAGTATTTAAAGTATCCAATGGTTTTTTCAATTCCCGAAGTATTTGCAGATAGTGTAGCCGGCACTAGTAAACCGATGCATTTGATGTCATGATACATCCGTGACCGTTTCTTGTCGAAGATCATATCTTCCTTCACTTCCATCTGGTATAGGTCCTTAGGACGGTATTCGTAGCTAGCAGGTGGCGGTGGTGTTGGCTTTGCTGCCACTGCCTTTGTTTTGCCTTTTGTTTTGCTACCAGCAGCAGTTTTCTTTTTGGGTGTTCCCCAACCATCATCGCTAGCTGCACCCCATCCGCCACCAGCATCTTGCTCACTGAAACCTGCTGCCTTTTCTTCATCCGAAAGACCAGCAGAAGCTTCAGCATATGACATGTTGGAGGTCATCTCTGCTGGAGTAATAGTCCGAGTAAGAGAATCGTTGCTGTAAGCTTGCAGCTCGCCACGCTTCACCGCTTCGATGATCACCCGGCTAATTTCTTTGCCTTCCGAGAACATCGGCTTATTCTGCTTTTCCCGAAGATCCACAGCCCGCCAGATTGTCTTGCTGAACATGATATCTGAGTTCGGGATCGGGCGATTAGAGCCGTTACTGCTTGCGGTGGTAGCTTGCTCCTGAGCTGATGCTGCCACCGACAGCATTAGACCAGCCGTTAGCGCGGCTAAGGAAAGAAATTTGTTCATACCGTAGTGATCTGAAAAGCTGCGGTTAGTTCAACGTAGTTTACAGCAGCGGTACGTTGAATTGTTTAGAGACATTTACTGACTCCGTGTTGCCTTGGAAGTTCATACGCTGAACTTCTTTTACTTCAACGTACAAACGGTCACCTTCGCGTGCTGAGTTTACAACATCGTTCAAGTTTGCATCTGGGCCGCTGATAGTTCTAGTTGGTATTGCAGGACGCTTACCACGAACCAGTGTGATTTCGTAGCGTGTTACCCGGTAGCGAGCATCTTCTGGGAGGAAGTTAGCAAAGCTAGGATCAGCTACAGCCTTCAAGCTCATATTGCGTACAGCTGTGATCGGGGTGCCTTGCTTCTCGTTGGCCTCACGGCCACCTACTACGCAGTGGATTTCAGGCTTTGGAATTGGACGCACCTGGAAGGTCTGCGAGCCGATAGCATTGCCACCGCTGCTTACGTTCAAAGTAACCTCCTTCGAGTTTGGTATCAGAGTAACCTCTCCCGTCTTAGAACCTGAGATTACAGAAGCACCCGAAGCAGAGAAGCCTGGCTTGTATTGAGCACCTAGTGCAGGAACTTGTACATTCAGCTTATTACCACACTTGAAGTAAAGAGCCTGTACCGAAGCAGATTGAATCTGCATTACTGGCTTAGATACCGTATAAGGTACGTTTACTTTAAAGGTAGTGTCACGACCATTCTGTTTGAATCGAATTGTACCA
This Hymenobacter sp. GOD-10R DNA region includes the following protein-coding sequences:
- the uvrC gene encoding excinuclease ABC subunit UvrC, whose amino-acid sequence is MAANAHLQEQIRHLPHRPGIYKYFDDEGIIYVGKAVDIRKRVSSYFTKQDHNKKTQQLVKNIKRIEFTIVDNESEAFLLENNLIKQHQPKYNILLKDGKTYPYLCLTNERFPRLLPTRNKIDNGSKYYGPYANLTAMNIVLELIRALYPLRTCTYNLSPENIEAGKFKVCLEYHLGNCKGPCEGLQDEETYAQYIQQIRNILSGNLSVPKAYFRERMMQAAQEQQFELAHTLKQKLDRLDDFQAKSTVVNAALSNIDVFSIASNEKSAFINYLKVMNGAIIQTQSLEVQKKLDELDADILAPLVMQMREEFESESKEVLTNVPLSPLPLPGVTLTVPQIGDKRKLLELSIKNVLYLRKEKESMNDRSKDVNEVRIMEGIKRDLRLTELPKHIECFDNSNFQGDNPVAAMVCFRNAKPSKKDYRHFHIKTVVGPNDFDSMYEIVTRRYRRLIDEGASLPQLVIVDGGKGQLGMAVKALRDLDLWGKIPVVGIAKRLEEIYVPNDPLPLYIDKKSETLRLIQRMRDEAHRFGITFHRSRRDASTLKTELTDVKGLGPTTAEKLLSKFKSVKKIRELSESDLIAEIGKAKTRILLNHFEQQEQPTSSDVGNNAS
- the gldN gene encoding gliding motility protein GldN, with amino-acid sequence MNKFLSLAALTAGLMLSVAASAQEQATTASSNGSNRPIPNSDIMFSKTIWRAVDLREKQNKPMFSEGKEISRVIIEAVKRGELQAYSNDSLTRTITPAEMTSNMSYAEASAGLSDEEKAAGFSEQDAGGGWGAASDDGWGTPKKKTAAGSKTKGKTKAVAAKPTPPPPASYEYRPKDLYQMEVKEDMIFDKKRSRMYHDIKCIGLLVPATLSANTSGIEKTIGYFKYSDLVRVFRNNPDKAIWFNSQNDAQHKNLADAFELWLFNSYIVKVSNPNDARLDEIYGGQQQGVLASQQAASDLIEYEYNLWSF